Part of the Candidatus Schekmanbacteria bacterium genome, CTTTGGAGAATTAAATGGACCAGGCAACTTCTCTTAGAAAAATAGCTCAATTTTCAAAAACTCAGGCACATCTAAAAAAATTTGGATATTCGACTTCTGAAGAAAAAAATAAAAAAGTAGGCATCATTTCTGTCACCAGCGGTAAAGGCGGAGTAGGAAAAACCAATATTGTAGGCAATCTTGCCTACTCGATGTCTCTTCTTGGAAAGAAAGTATTGGTTTTAGACGCAGATTTAGGGCTTGGAAATATGGATGTTCTTTTAGGATTGACACCAAAATACAATCTCCTTCATGTCTTTATGGGAATGAAAAGGATAGAAGACATAATAATTGAAGGACCGGGAGGAATTCTTATTTTACCTGCCGCATCAGGTGTTGAAGAATTGACAAATCTTTCAGATGAACAAAAACTTCACATTTTATCTGAATTTGAACGACTTGATTTAGACATTGATATACTTCTTGTCGATACAAGCGCAGGTATTTCATCGAATGTAATGTACTTCAATAGCGCATCACAGCATATCATTGTGATTGCAACACCAGACCCAGCATCAATAACAGATGCTTATGCTTTAATAAAGGTGCTTTCGTTAAAGTATGCAGAAAAGAAATTCAATCTAATAGTAAACTGTGCAAGTTCAAAGAATGAAGCAAACAATGTTTACGACACTATAAGCAAAGCAACAGAAGAATTTCTACATGTTTCAGTGAACTATTTAGGATTCATTCCAAGAGATGTGAATTTTATAACATCTATTCGTCAACAAAAACTTATAACGCAGTTCAATCCTCATTCAGAAGCCAGTTTGGCAATTAAATCTTTAGCCCAGAAAATAGACAGCTTGACAGAGATTTGCGTTACAAAAGGGAATATTCAATTTTTCTGGAACAGATTAATCAATGGAATTTCACCTGAAGACAATGACAAAAACATTGCATAAGGGAGAAATCAGCAATGGATAGAATTCCATCACTATTTAGTCTTATAGCGGCTTTAATAATCATCACTACAGGACTTATCTGTAGATGGTCGCCTGAAACAATAGTTATAAGGACTCTTATATCAATTGCTCTGACTGCTTTATTAGGAAAAGGATTGTTAAAAATCATACTTTCTTTGGAGAGAACTAAATGAGCAAAATAAATGCTTATAAAAAAATACAGCCATTTGATGAAGATTTAAAAGAAAAGACCATAATGGAATATGCTCCAATAATTAAAAACATTGCTCTTAAACTGGCAAAGAGATTCTCTCCACATATAAGTGTCGATGATATGATAA contains:
- a CDS encoding MinD/ParA family protein is translated as MDQATSLRKIAQFSKTQAHLKKFGYSTSEEKNKKVGIISVTSGKGGVGKTNIVGNLAYSMSLLGKKVLVLDADLGLGNMDVLLGLTPKYNLLHVFMGMKRIEDIIIEGPGGILILPAASGVEELTNLSDEQKLHILSEFERLDLDIDILLVDTSAGISSNVMYFNSASQHIIVIATPDPASITDAYALIKVLSLKYAEKKFNLIVNCASSKNEANNVYDTISKATEEFLHVSVNYLGFIPRDVNFITSIRQQKLITQFNPHSEASLAIKSLAQKIDSLTEICVTKGNIQFFWNRLINGISPEDNDKNIA